The following are from one region of the Denitrobacterium detoxificans genome:
- a CDS encoding protein jag: MADEIEQEAQVEVEEIVEDSEEQVDELVDEAAEDAAEDDAISEEELDQIADTAIAALEDILKYFNLGEVTIDEYEGDEGELILDITGDDLAVLIGRHGKTLDALQFLISSITSRQIGYRYPVVVDVEGYKNRQREKLESLAHSAAKRALSQGRSIKLRPMTPYERRIIHMALRDNDQVDTGSQGEGAARHVVITPID; encoded by the coding sequence ATGGCTGATGAAATCGAGCAGGAAGCTCAGGTTGAGGTCGAGGAAATCGTTGAGGATTCCGAAGAGCAGGTGGACGAACTCGTCGACGAAGCTGCTGAAGATGCAGCTGAGGACGATGCTATCTCCGAGGAAGAGCTTGATCAGATTGCCGACACCGCAATTGCCGCTCTCGAGGATATCCTGAAGTACTTCAATCTTGGCGAAGTCACCATCGACGAGTACGAAGGTGATGAAGGTGAGCTCATTCTGGATATCACCGGTGATGATTTGGCAGTGCTTATTGGCCGTCATGGCAAGACGCTCGATGCGCTCCAGTTCCTCATCTCTTCGATCACCTCTCGCCAGATTGGCTATCGCTATCCTGTCGTCGTTGATGTCGAAGGCTACAAGAATCGTCAGCGTGAGAAGCTTGAGTCACTCGCTCATTCCGCTGCCAAGCGTGCTCTGTCGCAGGGTCGCAGCATCAAGCTTCGTCCGATGACTCCCTACGAGCGTCGCATCATTCACATGGCGCTTCGTGATAATGATCAGGTTGACACGGGTTCCCAGGGTGAGGGCGCTGCTCGCCATGTGGTGATTACCCCAATCGACTAA
- the rsmG gene encoding 16S rRNA (guanine(527)-N(7))-methyltransferase RsmG — protein MEFTTEQNSLFEKHLELVIEANKITNLTRIVSPESGRLLHIEDSLTAVPDVLQAPEGKAADIGTGGGFPGIPLSIATGRPFDLIDSVGKKTAQLDSIIEQLGLSDRISTWHGRIEDLGSERKGQYALVTARALAALPVLLELASPLLKMGGQLISYKSGTYQDELDRALTIQNKVGMKFVSVREFMLSDNETSRSVLVFEKASKPKMSLPRRVGLAQKKPLA, from the coding sequence ATGGAATTCACTACTGAACAGAATTCTCTTTTTGAGAAGCATCTTGAACTCGTGATCGAAGCAAATAAGATTACCAATCTCACGCGTATCGTTTCTCCTGAGTCTGGCAGGCTGCTTCATATCGAAGATTCCCTTACTGCAGTGCCTGATGTCCTTCAAGCTCCTGAAGGTAAAGCAGCTGATATTGGTACCGGCGGTGGTTTTCCTGGTATTCCTCTCTCTATTGCTACAGGTCGTCCCTTCGATTTGATTGATTCTGTTGGCAAGAAGACTGCTCAGCTGGATTCTATTATTGAACAGCTCGGCCTTTCCGACCGTATTTCTACCTGGCATGGCCGTATCGAAGACCTTGGTTCTGAACGCAAAGGTCAGTATGCGCTTGTTACCGCACGTGCTCTTGCTGCTTTGCCGGTTTTGCTTGAACTTGCGAGTCCTCTTTTGAAAATGGGTGGACAGCTTATAAGCTATAAATCCGGTACGTATCAAGATGAACTCGATCGTGCACTCACAATTCAGAATAAGGTAGGTATGAAGTTTGTTTCCGTAAGGGAGTTTATGCTTTCTGATAATGAGACGTCACGAAGTGTCCTCGTATTTGAAAAGGCGTCGAAGCCGAAGATGAGTTTGCCACGCCGTGTTGGCTTGGCTCAAAAGAAACCGCTTGCGTAG